One Nitrospirota bacterium DNA segment encodes these proteins:
- the rsmA gene encoding 16S rRNA (adenine(1518)-N(6)/adenine(1519)-N(6))-dimethyltransferase RsmA produces MKRRLGQHFLDNPAVISRIIQAAQLEPYDLVVEIGPGHGKMTKMLAEKAGRVIAIELDERLYDRLKRDLAGFGNIDLILADALEFDYGGLPDFKVVANIPYYVTTPILFRLLEARRNLCSMTLTIQKEVAERIVASPGGKDYGVLSIMVQYYAVTHFAFVIPGEAFRPVPKVDSAVVHIRLLDRPSVEVRNEQLFFRIVKTAFSQRRKMLSNSLKGMRGDPKEWLHKAAIDPDRRPESLHMEEFARLADVLSDMQPE; encoded by the coding sequence ATGAAAAGAAGGCTCGGACAGCATTTCCTCGATAACCCTGCAGTGATCAGCAGGATCATCCAGGCCGCGCAGCTTGAGCCTTATGACCTTGTTGTCGAGATAGGCCCCGGCCATGGAAAAATGACGAAGATGCTTGCAGAGAAGGCCGGCAGGGTGATCGCGATCGAGCTTGATGAACGGTTATATGACAGGCTGAAAAGGGATCTGGCCGGGTTCGGCAACATTGATCTTATACTCGCTGACGCCCTGGAGTTCGACTATGGCGGGCTGCCGGATTTCAAGGTTGTCGCAAATATCCCTTACTATGTGACAACCCCGATACTTTTCAGGCTTCTTGAGGCGAGGAGAAATCTCTGTTCCATGACGCTGACAATACAGAAGGAGGTTGCGGAGCGGATTGTTGCGTCACCGGGAGGCAAAGACTACGGGGTGCTTTCGATCATGGTCCAGTACTATGCAGTAACGCATTTCGCATTCGTTATCCCGGGGGAGGCATTCAGGCCTGTACCGAAGGTTGATTCAGCGGTTGTGCATATCCGTCTGCTCGACAGGCCTTCGGTTGAAGTCAGGAATGAACAGCTGTTTTTCAGGATCGTGAAAACCGCATTTTCCCAAAGGCGCAAGATGCTCTCGAATTCGCTGAAGGGTATGCGGGGAGATCCGAAAGAATGGCTGCACAAAGCGGCAATAGATCCGGACAGAAGACCGGAGTCCCTGCATATGGAAGAATTTGCGAGGCTTGCCGATGTATTGTCAGATATGCAGCCGGAATGA
- a CDS encoding TIGR01777 family oxidoreductase, with amino-acid sequence MKVLICGGSGFIGQHLAGHFLDNGHQVVILDRNRSRITSPQLQSHVVDLLKPEMFSKAWFEGVDAVINLSGKDIFTFWNKKARQAIRESRIAVNRNLVDFLSGLGQKPKVFVSASAVGFYGNRGDSELLEHEGPGQGFLADVCKAWEAEARRAEKAGMRSVQVRTAPVLLKTGGILSQLLKSMHFGFTLMFGSGNQWFSWIHMTDLLRIYYAAATDPDISGPVNASAPNPVHFRDFVDHLRKYKKAVVVPFPVFMLKLILQETADVVLFSQRMIPGKMQEKKFLFTYPLLDDALRDVFADTR; translated from the coding sequence ATGAAAGTGCTTATTTGCGGCGGCAGCGGTTTTATCGGACAGCATCTTGCCGGGCATTTTCTCGATAACGGCCACCAGGTCGTTATCCTGGACAGGAACCGTTCGAGAATAACGTCACCTCAATTGCAGTCTCACGTAGTCGACCTGCTGAAACCTGAGATGTTCAGCAAGGCATGGTTTGAAGGCGTGGATGCGGTAATAAACCTGAGCGGCAAGGATATTTTCACATTCTGGAACAAAAAGGCAAGACAAGCGATCAGGGAAAGCCGGATTGCCGTGAACAGAAATCTTGTCGATTTCCTTTCAGGACTCGGACAAAAGCCGAAGGTGTTTGTCTCAGCCTCTGCGGTAGGATTCTATGGCAACCGTGGGGATTCCGAACTTCTGGAACATGAGGGCCCTGGTCAGGGGTTCCTAGCCGACGTCTGCAAAGCATGGGAAGCGGAGGCACGCCGGGCCGAAAAAGCGGGAATGCGTTCTGTTCAGGTGAGAACCGCACCGGTGCTCCTTAAAACCGGGGGGATTCTCTCCCAGCTGCTCAAATCCATGCATTTCGGGTTCACGCTCATGTTCGGTTCAGGCAATCAGTGGTTTTCCTGGATCCACATGACTGACCTTCTCCGCATCTATTACGCAGCGGCAACTGACCCCGACATATCCGGACCGGTCAATGCCTCTGCGCCGAATCCGGTGCATTTCCGGGATTTTGTCGATCATCTCAGGAAATATAAAAAGGCGGTTGTTGTTCCTTTCCCCGTATTCATGCTGAAACTGATACTGCAGGAGACGGCAGATGTGGTGCTCTTCAGCCAGAGAATGATCCCGGGAAAGATGCAGGAGAAAAAATTCCTGTTCACCTATCCGCTACTGGATGATGCCCTGAGAGATGTCTTTGCCGACACACGGTAG
- a CDS encoding secondary thiamine-phosphate synthase enzyme YjbQ produces the protein MKTYRKELWFHVPTRRAFVNITPEVEKCLRESGIREGLVLVNAMHITASVFINDDEPGLHHDYEVWLEKLAPHEPVSQYRHNVGEDNADAHMKRQVMGREVVVAVTDGRLDFGIWERIFYGEFDGRRKKRVLVKIIGE, from the coding sequence ATGAAAACCTATCGGAAAGAATTATGGTTCCATGTACCAACCCGGCGGGCGTTTGTCAACATAACCCCTGAGGTAGAGAAATGCCTCAGGGAAAGCGGGATACGGGAGGGACTTGTGCTGGTAAATGCCATGCATATCACCGCCTCTGTTTTCATCAACGATGATGAACCCGGACTCCATCACGACTATGAGGTCTGGCTTGAAAAACTTGCCCCCCATGAACCGGTTTCACAGTATCGTCATAACGTGGGAGAGGACAATGCGGATGCCCATATGAAGCGTCAGGTCATGGGCAGGGAAGTTGTGGTGGCGGTTACGGACGGGAGGCTTGACTTCGGCATCTGGGAACGGATTTTTTACGGCGAGTTTGACGGAAGAAGGAAGAAGCGGGTGCTGGTCAAGATTATCGGGGAATGA
- the bamA gene encoding outer membrane protein assembly factor BamA — MSDAPPVSGKGVFTPFFFCALLLVWFFFPAALPAAVVGNVEVKGLYSIEREELLHLLGISPGGTINEDIIRSGIKRAFMKGIFEDIAVETKGGEKTDVFVDITERDFIEKITLKGNFSVSGKTLREMLILKEEGFLLCDMVEKAVADLNPKLAQLGYPRASVKAEIERLEEPYRVNISLFIETGTPEVIQSIKISGVAEELKEFMKLSEGDVYDQLVLKKDIARIRALLKKQGYYRPLISSYSFSEGELSIAVNPGRKLRVSIEGNEEVSEKTLMHEIPFFTVEDFNEDIVQEAVYRMISLYYENGYPFAQIAPVVTEEDGSAAVKFFVFEGPEVKVGSITIRGSSFSEKRLRNVLSLKEGKKYNPDLIEADKEILKNFYYALGYLSVSVDDFETSYDEASRQMKLVITINEGEKTTIGQISVTGAAQIAPEEIKRVIRLKPGDPYNEVDIADARYRIIELYSNRGFPDVKVVVQREIEGTNATLGFTINEGAKVFFGKTIITGNSRTKYHIIGRELKKKEGLPFDYSMMTQERQELYRLGLFSDVELRTLNESEQERDILVRLRESDAGTVEFGIGYTDYERIRGFMDVGYRNLWGMNKQASLRLELSTIEQRYLFQYYEPWFLEKPIPFRLFLLGEKRREIDIDTRDVRYRLTRHSANAGTEKKLGKNIKAELYYEFSLVKTYDVKPDVILSKEDTGTLVISGVRLSLIYDTRDNPFYPSKGVLAGVSTKMTTPVFLSETDFVKLMMHCNIYHKLITGIVLAASVRGGIAEGYNDTRELPIVERFFLGGRTTVRGYEQDTLGPKGADGNPTGGNAFLMENVEIRASVTKNLGIVAFLDGGNVWVKAEDMDLSDFRFTAGLGVRYNTPVGPIRIDYGRKLQKEKGESTGELHFSIGHAF; from the coding sequence TTGTCAGATGCTCCGCCTGTATCGGGGAAGGGAGTATTTACCCCCTTTTTCTTCTGTGCCCTGCTTCTTGTATGGTTCTTTTTCCCTGCGGCTTTGCCGGCTGCTGTTGTCGGCAATGTTGAAGTGAAGGGGCTTTATTCCATCGAACGGGAAGAACTCCTCCATCTTCTCGGTATCAGCCCGGGGGGAACCATTAATGAAGATATTATCAGGAGCGGCATTAAGAGGGCTTTCATGAAAGGCATCTTCGAGGATATTGCGGTCGAAACGAAAGGCGGAGAAAAGACAGATGTGTTTGTCGATATCACTGAAAGGGACTTCATCGAGAAGATTACCCTGAAAGGAAACTTCAGTGTCTCCGGAAAGACGCTCAGGGAAATGCTCATCCTTAAAGAAGAAGGGTTTCTTCTCTGCGATATGGTCGAAAAGGCGGTCGCAGATCTGAACCCCAAATTGGCGCAGCTCGGGTACCCGCGGGCAAGCGTCAAAGCTGAGATTGAAAGACTGGAAGAACCCTACCGTGTCAATATCAGCCTTTTCATAGAAACGGGAACCCCCGAAGTCATACAGTCGATAAAAATCTCCGGTGTGGCGGAAGAGCTGAAAGAATTCATGAAATTATCCGAGGGCGATGTGTATGACCAGCTTGTCTTGAAGAAGGACATCGCCAGAATAAGGGCTCTTTTGAAGAAACAGGGCTACTACAGGCCGCTGATCAGCAGCTACTCCTTTTCCGAGGGTGAGCTGAGTATTGCGGTGAATCCCGGGAGAAAGCTCCGCGTTTCGATCGAAGGAAATGAAGAGGTGTCTGAAAAAACGCTCATGCATGAGATCCCTTTTTTCACTGTCGAGGATTTCAATGAGGATATCGTTCAGGAGGCTGTCTACAGGATGATATCATTGTACTATGAAAACGGATATCCATTTGCACAGATAGCCCCTGTTGTTACAGAGGAAGACGGTTCTGCAGCGGTAAAGTTTTTTGTCTTTGAAGGCCCTGAAGTGAAGGTGGGCAGTATTACGATCAGGGGGAGCAGCTTTTCCGAGAAAAGACTCAGGAACGTTCTTTCTCTGAAGGAAGGCAAAAAATACAACCCCGACCTCATTGAAGCGGACAAAGAGATACTAAAAAATTTTTATTATGCACTGGGATATCTGTCCGTATCTGTTGACGACTTTGAGACCTCCTATGATGAAGCTTCCCGGCAGATGAAACTCGTGATAACCATCAATGAGGGGGAGAAGACCACGATAGGTCAGATATCTGTAACAGGCGCAGCGCAGATTGCACCTGAAGAGATAAAAAGGGTGATCAGGCTCAAACCCGGAGATCCCTATAATGAGGTTGATATTGCGGATGCCCGGTACAGGATCATTGAGCTTTACAGCAACAGGGGATTTCCTGATGTGAAGGTGGTGGTGCAGAGAGAGATTGAGGGCACGAACGCTACTCTGGGGTTTACCATAAATGAAGGGGCAAAGGTATTTTTCGGGAAAACGATCATCACGGGGAATTCCAGGACAAAATACCATATTATCGGGCGCGAACTCAAAAAGAAGGAGGGACTTCCCTTTGACTACAGTATGATGACCCAGGAGAGACAGGAACTCTACCGCCTGGGACTATTTTCAGATGTCGAATTGCGAACCCTGAATGAAAGCGAACAGGAAAGGGACATCCTTGTCAGGCTCCGCGAAAGCGATGCAGGGACTGTCGAATTCGGTATCGGATATACGGATTACGAAAGAATCAGGGGGTTCATGGATGTCGGCTACCGGAACCTCTGGGGCATGAACAAACAGGCTTCCTTGCGGCTCGAACTGAGCACTATCGAGCAAAGGTACCTGTTTCAGTACTATGAACCATGGTTTCTGGAAAAACCTATTCCTTTCCGCCTGTTCCTGCTGGGGGAAAAAAGGCGTGAAATCGACATCGATACCCGGGATGTACGTTACCGCCTCACACGACACAGCGCGAATGCCGGAACGGAAAAGAAGCTGGGAAAGAATATCAAGGCAGAACTGTACTATGAATTCTCCCTCGTCAAAACCTATGATGTGAAACCTGATGTAATCCTGAGCAAGGAGGACACGGGGACGCTCGTCATAAGCGGCGTCCGGCTGAGTCTGATTTATGACACGCGTGACAATCCTTTCTATCCGAGCAAAGGGGTGCTTGCCGGAGTGTCCACGAAGATGACCACCCCCGTGTTCCTTTCGGAAACGGATTTTGTAAAGCTCATGATGCATTGCAACATCTATCATAAACTGATTACCGGGATAGTGCTCGCAGCGTCTGTGAGGGGAGGTATTGCAGAAGGATATAATGATACCAGGGAGCTGCCTATCGTAGAGCGTTTTTTTCTCGGAGGCAGAACGACGGTGAGAGGATATGAACAGGACACGCTCGGGCCAAAGGGGGCAGACGGAAACCCGACCGGCGGAAACGCATTTCTCATGGAAAATGTTGAGATCAGGGCTTCCGTTACAAAGAATTTGGGGATCGTTGCCTTTCTTGACGGGGGGAATGTATGGGTGAAGGCCGAGGATATGGACCTCTCTGATTTCAGATTTACGGCAGGGCTTGGTGTGAGATACAATACTCCTGTCGGACCTATCAGGATCGATTACGGGCGGAAGCTTCAAAAGGAAAAAGGGGAGAGCACCGGTGAACTGCATTTCAGCATTGGCCATGCATTCTGA
- a CDS encoding MFS transporter — protein MSLNKRHIISWTLFDFANSSYSAVIIAVIFPVFYVNSIAGNESGLGDLWWGRAISLSMAVVAVSSPLLGGIADFSGFRKKFLFLYTVLSVCAIASLSLLEKGMLAEGFLLIVAANIGMEGGLVFYNSFLPRIAPREYQGRVSAWGFMVGYAGSIVSLLIALPLVASGHFRETWVMVAIFFGICSLPAFLYLPQDQRGTLSPVHAGMRGIRHTIVTLREIWKKKEPKKFLLSYLVYEDGVNTVIVFSSIFAATTLGFQPQELIVLYLVVQCTALLGSLVMAKPIDVWGPKKVVFLALLLWTSVSVLAFFVHMKTHFWVLASCAGVGLGTVQAASRALYARFIPEGREAEYFGVYSLVGKSSAIIGPLVFGQMSVTFGSQRPAILSVAAFFLIGMVILYSVKEGAPDMPAEKSLPGKG, from the coding sequence ATGTCCCTGAATAAAAGACATATCATAAGCTGGACACTGTTTGACTTTGCAAACTCGAGCTACTCCGCGGTCATAATTGCGGTGATATTTCCCGTGTTTTATGTCAACAGCATCGCAGGGAACGAATCCGGTCTGGGCGATCTGTGGTGGGGAAGGGCGATATCCCTGAGCATGGCGGTTGTTGCCGTGAGCTCACCTCTTCTCGGAGGCATCGCTGATTTCAGCGGGTTCAGAAAGAAATTCCTCTTTCTCTATACCGTGCTGAGCGTCTGCGCCATCGCGAGTCTTTCCCTTCTCGAAAAAGGAATGCTCGCGGAAGGATTCCTCCTGATCGTCGCCGCAAACATCGGGATGGAAGGGGGGCTTGTTTTTTACAATTCCTTTCTGCCGCGCATCGCCCCCCGTGAATATCAGGGCAGGGTCTCTGCCTGGGGTTTTATGGTCGGCTATGCAGGCTCCATCGTATCACTCCTGATCGCCCTTCCGCTGGTTGCCTCAGGACATTTCAGGGAAACATGGGTCATGGTGGCGATTTTCTTCGGTATCTGCTCACTTCCGGCCTTTCTTTATCTGCCGCAGGATCAGAGGGGAACCCTGTCACCCGTTCATGCCGGAATGAGGGGTATCAGACATACGATAGTGACGCTCCGGGAAATATGGAAAAAGAAAGAACCGAAAAAATTTCTCCTCTCGTATCTTGTCTATGAGGACGGCGTAAACACCGTCATTGTATTTTCAAGCATATTTGCTGCAACAACCCTCGGGTTTCAGCCGCAGGAGCTTATTGTCCTCTATCTGGTTGTGCAATGCACCGCGTTGCTCGGATCACTGGTAATGGCAAAGCCAATTGATGTGTGGGGACCGAAAAAAGTCGTGTTTCTGGCACTCCTGCTGTGGACGTCTGTTTCTGTGCTCGCCTTTTTTGTGCATATGAAAACGCATTTCTGGGTCCTTGCGTCCTGTGCAGGAGTCGGGCTCGGCACAGTTCAGGCAGCGTCAAGGGCGTTGTATGCCCGGTTCATTCCGGAAGGGAGAGAAGCGGAGTATTTCGGTGTCTATTCCCTGGTTGGAAAATCGTCTGCGATCATCGGTCCACTGGTCTTCGGGCAGATGTCGGTAACATTCGGCAGTCAGCGGCCTGCCATACTCTCTGTGGCAGCATTTTTCCTTATCGGCATGGTGATCCTGTATTCGGTTAAGGAAGGTGCGCCGGATATGCCTGCGGAAAAATCCCTGCCGGGCAAAGGATAG
- the pdxA gene encoding 4-hydroxythreonine-4-phosphate dehydrogenase PdxA, whose product MKKIAITMGDPGGIGPEIVLMSLLSPLVRKCCSPVVIGDLSVMHETIDLLKLPLKIRAVDTPDDSRDSGKTIDLIDLAACRMIPAHRPTARGGNASVSYVKKAVALALSKKVDGIVTAPISKEALKIAGFRWPGHTEMIAELTRTKDYAMMLTGGPLRVILVTIHTALKLVPSLITTQKVARTLRLAHRACTMLGIKKPRIAVAGLNPHAGEKGMFGDEEMKIIIPAVRRAAREGIPISGPYPPDTLFHKAYKGEVDMVVCMYHDQGLIPLKMIAFDKGVNVTVGLPFVRTSPDHGTAYDIAGKGIADPSSMIEAIMLAARLRV is encoded by the coding sequence ATGAAAAAAATCGCGATCACCATGGGCGACCCGGGAGGAATAGGACCTGAAATCGTCCTGATGTCACTGTTGTCTCCCCTGGTCAGAAAATGCTGCTCCCCGGTAGTCATCGGCGATCTCTCCGTTATGCACGAAACCATTGATCTTCTCAAGCTGCCCCTGAAAATCAGGGCAGTTGACACTCCTGATGATTCGAGAGATTCCGGGAAGACTATAGATCTCATCGATCTGGCAGCATGCAGGATGATTCCGGCACACAGACCGACTGCCAGGGGCGGCAATGCCAGTGTGAGCTATGTAAAGAAGGCCGTGGCGCTTGCCCTGAGCAAAAAGGTTGACGGGATCGTTACTGCCCCCATATCCAAGGAAGCGCTGAAGATTGCAGGCTTCAGATGGCCGGGACACACGGAAATGATCGCTGAGTTAACACGGACCAAGGACTATGCGATGATGCTTACGGGCGGCCCCCTGAGGGTTATTCTTGTCACCATCCACACCGCATTAAAGCTTGTGCCGAGCCTGATTACCACACAGAAAGTTGCAAGAACACTTCGTCTCGCGCACAGGGCATGTACTATGCTCGGGATAAAAAAGCCGAGGATAGCGGTTGCAGGGCTGAATCCGCATGCAGGGGAAAAAGGCATGTTCGGTGACGAAGAGATGAAGATTATCATTCCCGCAGTAAGAAGGGCGGCAAGAGAGGGCATTCCCATTTCAGGGCCGTATCCGCCGGATACCCTTTTTCACAAGGCGTACAAAGGTGAAGTTGATATGGTCGTCTGCATGTATCATGACCAGGGACTGATCCCCCTCAAGATGATCGCTTTCGATAAGGGGGTGAATGTTACCGTCGGACTTCCGTTTGTCCGCACGTCCCCGGACCATGGAACCGCATATGATATTGCCGGGAAGGGCATTGCAGATCCTTCGAGCATGATCGAAGCGATCATGCTGGCGGCACGGCTGCGGGTATAA